A genomic segment from Salvia splendens isolate huo1 chromosome 13, SspV2, whole genome shotgun sequence encodes:
- the LOC121760187 gene encoding zinc finger protein ZAT10-like, with product MALQALNSPTTPAPPSFKLDNAATINYLEPWSKGKRSKRPRTSDHPTEEEYLALCLIMLARGGAASSPAAPPQKSLPPLAVYKCSVCNKTFGSYQALGGHKASHRKLTSGDGGDELSTASAVTTTSGAGGRVHECTICHKRFPTGQALGGHKRRHYDGSAAAASSSEGVGSTVSHRDFDLNLPAFPDQFWRRFGGEDEVESPHPAKKARVSPPAELKFV from the coding sequence ATGGCCCTTCAAGCCCTCAACTCTCCGACCACTCCGGCGCCGCCGTCATTCAAACTCGACAACGCCGCCACCATAAACTACCTCGAGCCGTGGTCGAAGGGAAAGCGCTCGAAGCGCCCCCGCACCTCCGATCACCCCACCGAAGAGGAGTACCTTGCTCTTTGCCTCATCATGCTTGCCCGAGGCGGCGCCGCCTCCTCCCCGGCGGCGCCACCGCAGAAAAGCCTCCCACCGCTGGCGGTTTACAAGTGCTCCGTTTGCAACAAGACGTTCGGGTCCTACCAAGCCTTGGGCGGCCACAAAGCCAGCCACCGAAAGCTCACCTCCGGCGACGGCGGCGATGAGCTCTCCACCGCCTCCGCCGTGACAACGACCTCCGGCGCCGGAGGGAGAGTCCACGAGTGCACCATCTGCCACAAGCGCTTCCCCACGGGGCAGGCCTTGGGAGGGCACAAGCGCAGGCACTACGAcggctccgccgccgccgccagctCGTCGGAAGGGGTGGGGTCCACTGTTAGCCACCGGGATTTCGACCTCAACCTGCCGGCGTTCCCTGATCAGTTCTGGCGGAGATTCGGCGGCGAGGACGAAGTCGAAAGCCCGCACCCGGCGAAGAAGGCGCGGGTTTCGCCGCCGGCGGAGTTGAAATTTGTTTGA